The Prochlorococcus sp. MIT 0801 genomic sequence GCAATATCAGCTAATAAATAAGCATTTACCTCATCAGCTATTGATCTGAAAGCCTGGAAGTCGATTTTTCGTGGATAGGCAGAGAATCCACAGATAATCAATTTTGGTTGATTTTCAATTGCTTTTTTTCTTATTGCATCCATATCGAGCATTTCGGTCTTTTTATCAACTTCGTAATGGCAAGTCTTAAACCATTTGCCACTTACATTTACAGGTGAACCATGTGTGAGGTGACCTCCATGAGATAAGTCCATTCCCATGATTGTTTCCCCTGGCTTTAGAAGGCTAAGGAAAACTGCAAAGTTAGCTTGAGCTCCGCTGTGTGGTTGGACGTTTGCCCAGTTGGCACCAAAAAGGTTTTTTGCTCTATCTATTGCTAGTTGCTCAATTCCATCGACATACTCACATCCTCCGTAATAGCGTTTGTTAGGGAGACCTTCAGCATATTTATTTGTTAGGACTGATCCTTGGGCTTCCATTACGGCCTTAGAGGCAAAATTCTCGCTTGCGATAAGCTCTAAATGAGTTTCTTGTCTTGATAATTCATTGTTTATTAATTTCGCAATACTTGGATCACATTCAATCAAAGAAGATTCAATAGTCACTTTATTCTTTTATTCATAATTTGATAGTAAGCATATGTTTAGTCCAATGAGAGAAAACTTTCTCTTATTTTCTGAATATATATGGATTTACAAATTTTTTAAACGCGCCTGGAGAGATTCGAACTCCCGACCCTCTGATCCGTAGTCAGATGCTCTAATCCGCTGAGCTACAGGCGCATGAAAAAACAATATCAGATAGTCTCCCAAAGAATAGAAAAATATGTTTGTATCTATGCCTTGAAAATTCATTAAAATCAGATCAAGAAACCTAAAAAGTTGTTATTCCATTAATTTTTTTAATTTTGAGAAAGTAACCAATCTCTGCCTAAGGTCATGAATAAGAGAAAACCCTAGGTTTTATGTCCACTTCTATCGATGCATCGCAAATTAATGAGCTTGCGATGTCAATAGCTGACAGATTATTTATTCAAGTTGGAAATTGGAACCTTTATCTAGGTGATGCTTGCCTTGCAAAGGACTTAGCTATTGAATGTCAGGCTAACTTTGATCAAGGTGCAAATGTTGCAGCTAGAAAAGGTCTTGAAGGAATTCAAGTAAAA encodes the following:
- a CDS encoding DUF3181 family protein, encoding MSTSIDASQINELAMSIADRLFIQVGNWNLYLGDACLAKDLAIECQANFDQGANVAARKGLEGIQVKLGGGITRLPLSKLIPPNQLFDLEEILEPYCR